CACCACTTTTTCCAGATCGAGTCTATGTACTTAATTGCCGATACCAAGACACAATACTTGATTGCCATTACATCTGGCAATTTATAAACGATTTTATCTCTTACATATTGACAGTACACTAAGTAAGTACTTTctatgtgggggaaaaaaaaactttgattcTAATTAATGTTAAGTTTGAAAAGTCTGTTTTAAGAATTATAAGTGTTTTAATCAATATAAATGTTTAAAGTTGTTGGAGATTCTATCTTGAAAATTTTAACCAAATGCTGGTGGGTCTGGAACATGTGATAAAAGAGAATCTACTACATTGAGAAATACTTCCAAAGTGATTCATTCCAAGGCTTCCAACTCGGGCTGAAATGTCATCATTGTTATTGTCCATACATCACGCGTGTgtggatgcgtgtgtgtgtgtgtgtgtgtgtgtgtgtgtgtgggatacTGGCTCCCATAAACAGAGAGGACAGATAAAAGCATTTTAGCGTGAACTTTGTGTTggctacaaatggctgacacaaagataaaaagcagcagcaacagcacttAATCATTATCTTTAGTGTAAGTATGAGCGCAAAATATTCAAGTAGAGCTCTGAAATGTATGATTGATAGGTCCtggtatttttttcatattcaagTGTCtgtaaaattattttctttaaattgtttttaactTTTCTTCTACTAATGTTAACTAACTGGACTAATTGGGTTAGAAGGGTAGAGcgataccatccatccattatctaatGTAATTTAATAGCTTAAAGCACGCTCATATTGAAGTTGCTTTATTTAAAGTCGTTTTATTTAAAGTCGCTTTATTTAAATGTTCTGTATTCATAGCCCAGGCGATGGCACTGATAAAAGAGAAAACTTTATGAAAATTGTTTTGAGAAATGAGCAAGTTATcattaatccatccattttctgtactgcttgtccccaagaACACAAAGTGTGGAAACTAAAAGGCCTTAACACTTGAGGACAACAACACTTTCGACTTTTTGGTGTCGCCAATTCATATTGTACCCTCTTGACTATGGCTAAACAATTTTGGTAATAGTGCTAAGCTCCCTCCCACTCCAGATTGCGATTTAAAATACGATTATTTCTTTAAGGTCCTCTTTTCAAGTGTTTGAAACAAACCCGAGAtacaaattaaaatgtaataaaatacatgatttttttttaaaaatatgattattttcaattatttgAAACTCAATTCTACCAAACAAGTTATACGTGTATAATTTGCTACCAGGTGATTTTCAGATACGCTTTATGAAAGAAAGGGAGGTTATAATTTTCGGGGTAAATTAGATTTAAGATACTTCAGAAAAACCATGAACACATTTTTAAGTTTGTAAAAGAAACAACTTTGTTGCTAAGAACTGCCAAGGTGAAAGATCATGAAAATAATGACATTCATTTGCAGTACATTTGTGATTTTAAGTGCAATTGATGCATACCTGTTTTGgatttggaaaaaatatttttgtaactACGAAGGGTTCGGTGAATGTTGGTCTCTTTGATCAATCACTGTGGGTAGTAAGTATccttacatttttttatttgccttACACGTTCTACTTGTGATGCCAGCATAAACATTGATATTGagtttgaacaaaataaaaacagtaggACTTCGAACGTGTGAGTAGGCAGTGACGTCATTTCAAGTCTTATCTTTGATTAATCACCGGAGACTGTGCTCGCAAATAACGGCAACAAAGTCCCCCGAGTTTATGGACGGGCATTATATAAAAGTTTATTTTCTTAacttaacaacaacaaaaacgacCTTGTTTTATTTAATTAGTGCGAGtgaccctctttttttttttttatcccattGTTGGTATTAGCTTttcgcccccacccccccctttcTCCACATCGACATGGTCGCAGCTCACCCAGAAAATGAGACTGTAGGAGATGAGGAAAGTCTTCAAGCAGGTAATGACCGGCTTCGTCTGAAGCCGACGTGAAGGCGGCGACATGTCCGACTTCTTTCGTTTGTCTGTGAAGTAAAATGAGAAAAAGCTCACTTCAAAGGACGGCCCAGAGAAGAAAAAGTTGATGGGGGGACGCGGGTTGCGTACGTCCTTGGAGAGCTCAAgagggaagtgacgtcattgtcCAGATTTACTTTTCCCGTGGGAATCAGCCACAAAAATATAAAGTTAACTATGTTTAAACTTGTAGATCACCGGTACCGCGTTCAGAATAAGATCATTGATTTGAATCATGGCAAACTAGATACATGTCATTTGAATTATAATCATGAAGAAAGTTAGGTAGGAATAACCAAAGAAAAGCGTAGTAAGAAATTCAGCCTAATTTTATTGAGATGATACTGCACTAACtacaacaagaacaacagcatgaacaacaaaaacaaaaactaaagatTAGCTAAGTGGAAAAGAAATCTTTTTACTTTAGAGAAGTGTCAAATTTTTCTCCTCCTTGACAAAGTGTCAATGAATCGTCATCGTTCATCCTTTTTTATCCGGCGAtgctttcaaaataaagtgATAGGCAAGAGCAATACTAGACAATACAAATGTAGTACAGGTTTATTCATGCGTTGTATTGAGGGATTCCTTAGAAAATGATAAATTCTGAAATCACTTCAGTTGTATTACAATGAAAATATCGCAACAAACATACTGAAAATTAGCAGTCTTTCAGTTTTTTATTATGaaagttctcaaactttttgttgAATCTTCGCTATAGTTTCGCGCGACTGTCATATAATCACTCAACTGAAACACAGTAATTCCGTAAATTATTGAGAGCAAATGTATATCTGACTATTAACGCACATAGGAGCATTAATTGTTTTAAGAATCACTTTTTGTCTTTTCGACGCACTGGAACGTCATTGAGTGACacgagacaacagccccccctaGTGGATTTGTACTCGTCATTGAAGTAACAAGGAGCTTTTCGGCTGAGCACTCCCGAGAAGACGGAAAAGCTTATTTTTCACCGGAGACAAACCAGtgggattttttaaaattcGTTCGAGTGTCACTTGTCAAGGTTTTGCAAAGTTTAACATTGTTGGGAGTTAGACTCCAGCCAACGCGAAGCTGCGCACAACGTTTTTCCTCCCAGCAGTGTCATCCTTTTTCCCGTCCAAAGGTTTGACTATGACTCGACCATTGGTGTTCTTTTTGTTCTCTTTACTTCTCACAGGTGAGTCCGTGAAGCTCTCATGATGATAATAATGGATAGTTTACTTATGTGCCTGTGAATAAGGTCTAGCATTGTCTCCCTGTGATAAGCcagtcagctttttttttttttttttttttttgcggtatTCAGTAATAAGATATGCATTAGATACAGATGTGGTTAAAATTTAGACCTTACTCACACTTCAGGAAAACAACATTTGGGATTCCCCAGCATGTCATAATTAATTATAAATGAACCAGTGAAAATGATtacccaaaaatgttttttccccACTCAAGTATATATcactcaattttttttcaatgcgtGAATGCTGTAATGTTAAGCTCCTGCTAAAGGAAGCTTGCTGAGATTCCTCAGTATCATCTTAACTGTTTCTACATCTTTTCCCATTTTAAAGGAGTTTTGTTCGTTTTCTTTAtgcgtttctttttttcttgttcCAGCTGTGTGTGCGACCATAGAGGATGATGGCTATGATGATGTTGCGGAGGAAGAGGATGAGCTTCATCGCTACACCAGTATGTATGGCAATAACGCACAGATGGGCCAGACTTATCTGTAAAGATCAAAATCACAGTGTACCAGTATTATAATACACTAACAAAATACAAGTAGATGTGTTCATTACAAATGTGGGGCTCTTAGTCATTCCTAGAGTTAGGACACACACCCACGGCGACGTGTCTTTCTGGCAGGGCCACAGAGAACGGTAATGTTTTTAAGAGCAGGCTCAAGACCAACCTTTTTAGTTGAGCTTTTAGTGGatactaatatttttttaattttttatatttatttgatattaatattatgtatgtttaCATTTTGATCAAGTTTTGTGGCCCTGTGTGGCTCGGCGAGGGTTGGATATTCGCCTACACCTTCTCTGGGTACTATAGCGGCGCCCGGGTGGCTGTGGGTGATGTGCTGCTCTCGGTGCAGATGGCTCTTACGTTTCCTCTCAGTCTGCTCTTTTGACAACCGAGGATCTTCAAACTGCTATGCAAACTAGCTTCAAGTTTCTAGGAATTATTGACATGATAAATGCCCATATAACGCCCAGAAAATACATGATGTAATCTACGTACGTAATCCTGTCCCTGGCCTTTATTACACATACCGTACATACGTTACAAATGTTCTTTCCATCAGGACTTCACTGGTGTCACTCTCCACGTCTCCTCAACGGGGAGCTGTCCTGCCATTCCCCACAAGGTCGCGCATACCGGACCACACAGGGCACCCGCTGCACCATGAGCTGCGATCGAGGCTACCGCCTGATTGGTCGGAGCTCCATCCAGTGCCTCGCCAACCGTCGCTGGTCAGGGGTCGCCCTCTGCCGCAGTGAGTGGAAGTTACTGTTAACAGACGTCACAGTTCGTCTTGGGGGACGACAAGTTAATTGGAGATTGTAGCTCTGCTTTCCCACAGGCGAAGACATTACAGTAATTGAGTATAAAGCAAATGCTCGTCATTCATGATGGAGCCTACAAATAATTGATGCCCCGCCATAAAAGGTGTGGGGTTATAATTGCATACAGATGCTCCAAAATGGTTGCAAAGCACTTAAAAATGGAGATGATCATCAAGCATCAACACCATGTTTATACGCACAGTCCCCTCCAAAACAATTGGAATGCCAAGGCCAGTCCCTTTCTTTTTGTGGCATGCAGAAGACATTTGGGTTCCAGATTTCTGAAATCTTTGCAATGatgtttcaaaaataaaaaatggtgtTATGTCTAGAGGTGTTTTACCCATCTAGATATACTGTAGATGCCTTTTCTTACTGTAAAACAAACTGTCTTCTGTATACAGCAGAAACAAAAGAATTGACCTTCCCTTTCCAATATTATTGGAGGGAACCGTAGAATGGACACAATCATTCCATCCGAGTATCAAgttgatcttgattttttttcctgcagagATGCGATGCGGTGTGTTGCCCCTCATTCCGCACGGCAGATACACGTGCACTCAGGGCTTTGTGGTGGACTCCAGATGCGAATTCACCTGTAAGCCCGGCTATCACATTGAGGGGGAGTACACACGCACGTGTCAGCACGGGGGGATCTGGAGCGGGGAACAGCCCCTTTGCATAGGTACGCTTCAGAGGTGCTCGCACTCTGTGCTTAAGTAGAGGTACATATACTTAGGTAAAAAAAGACTGGTTAGTAAGTGTTGAAGTACTGATTAACCTGTACTTAAGTACAAGCTAAACAGTACAGACACTAAAATTTACTTGAAAGTCTCTTATATAACTTGATCAACGGGAATATTTTGTAAAACAGGAACAATTGAATCAACTTATCCAGTATGCAGGAAGACTTCCATGCTGGGTGTTCTAGTGGAGCAAGTGCGTTCTAGCAACCGAGCACAACTGAGATTTTGGCGACGAAAGACGACTATACTTTAGACCAGCTTGGCACAGGTCTTAGTTGTGGTACAGGTCATTAGGGTAGACAGTTTCTGTGGTGCGCTAATATGTGTGGTGGATGTTATTGTAGTTCACTCATAAATATGAAAATATCATGCATCAAACCCTCAATTAATTGAACACGTAATTTTTACTGTTATCACGTTTTCAGGCACCCGAATTACACAAGTAATTATTATAAGGAAGCAAATTATTTCAAGTTATGTATTCAATTAATCATTTCAGCAGTAAAGaccttttcacactgcacttggcagcgcagcgcaccatcaacatacTCATTTTTGTGTATGCGATACAAGGCTACGAGGATAGAATTCCTTGCGgtgcacactgatcaaaaccaAGCTCTAAAAATCTTAAAGGGTCCAGAGTTATTCTAAAATGAAATACAGTACTTAAGTACTGATAACTGAAAATGCTGCTTAAGTACAGTCACCAGAAGTCATACATTGAAAAAACCCGCAGTGATGAAGAATTTCCTTACATTTGATAGCTTCAATCTGCAGCCGTAAAATGGAGCTAAACTCGGCACATCTGCTTTGCTGacttgcgtgtttttttttttcacaagcaCAGCTCTCCCGGGGTTCACTTTCACCAAAGTAAACATATTTTCTCTCATGCTGCTAATGGAATCCAAAGCTGTGGTCTCTTCAGCTTCATGTTTCCTTAAAGTAGTGGTTCTGAAGCCAGGGAGCCTAGACTATTCTAACTAAATaaagaataaatacatttactcATCACTTGCCCTGTTAAATATAAGAAAAATATGTCCTTGTGTATATAACCGCTGTATTTGTCTACAATGAAAGATCAGTTTTCCATAAAATGTGTTGTGGGTCTCCAACTGATTTCAGATACAGAAGCTCCAAAAATCAGGTGTCCGCTATCCAAAATCAGGGTGGCAGAACCTGGTAAACTGACTGCCAGAGTAACTTGGGATGCACCGGTTGCCACAGACACAGCTGATAAAACACTTGAGTATGTCTCTGATTAATTTGAGGACCATTTTCTTGTTTCAAATGGAAAGACATGTTCGACTttcttgtctttgtagtgtgatTCTAGTTGGCCAGCAGCCCGACACCGACTTTAACGAGGGAGCCAATATCATTCGCTACAAAGTGTACGATCAAGCCGGAAACAGAGCTGCCTGCAAATTTATCGTCCGTGTTGAAGGTGAGCAGATACTTGGAGCATGTTCTGCCTGTAATGAATGTGTCATTGAGATAGGTGACCAAAAGATACATTATTTATAGTGAGTTAATAATTTTGGACAAATTAAGTGTAATTGGATCATTTTGGTGACTCAGTGGTTGTGAATCATTGAATAACACCACACTCCTCTTTTTTCCTCCCAGTGAGGAGGTGCTCTGCATTGTCTCCGCCTTTGCACGGTTCCCTCACCTGCTCCTCCGATGCCACCAATTATGGCGCCGTCTGCGAGTACCACTGCGATGGCGGGTACGAGCGCAATGGCGTATCCAGTCGGGTTTGCCAGCAAGACCGCACCTGGAGTGATGAACCTGTGGAGTGCGTTCGTGAGTACGAAATACAAACTAGTGGGAATTATTACATTCAGAAATAGCGTCCAAGTGGTTCCACAAAATCAAATCATCTGGATCGAGattagaatttttttgggggtagaTTTATAGTCTTCTTAAAAAACTGTTGCTGGAGTCATGATTTTATTTCATGCAACagcttgacaaaataaaattaaataaaattcaatacACCATTTTATTTGTCAATATTAGCCCTGGGTTATGAAATCTCTTAGCCGATGTGGCTAAACATTATATAAATCTCATAGCCACACCCGAGTGTAGTTAGCCACAACCTGCCCGTACTTATCTTTGTAGTAagtgttgaataaaaaaaaaaaaagacgttttaAGTTTTGAATCAACTTATGTTGAAGAATTTTTTTCTGCCAAATATTAGAATCAGGATTGACCCTAATCAATAACAAAGTGACCCCATTTAAATAGATGGGTcatttaaataaagaaataccCACTGGTAGAAAGCAGACAAAATACGTGTCGTCTCACCGTGGCCACTATCATGGTGACAGTGATTTGTGTGTTGTAGCCATGGAGATCGAGTCAAATGTGAAAACGGCGTCGGCTCTGCTACGTCAATTTTTCCAGAAGAGACGACTTCTCATCCTGTCTGCGCCCGACATAACCGACACAGACTACCAGCTGCAGAACATTATGATACAAGTGAGGAGAACTTTGAACAACTTGAAAGCCCCCCACAAAGGCGGTCAAGAATCTCTCTGCTTTCGTCCCACCCCCAGAAAGCAGACTGCGGATTACAACTGCGCCATGTGATGCTCATCGAGCTGCTGGACTCGCCCCCGCGTGAGATAGGACGCATCAAGGAGCACAACTTGACCTCGCTAGTTGTTGAGGAACTGAGGTGATGTTGAGAGAAATTTTAAGTGATTTCCACCAACTCTTGACTCGGGAAGTGCCTTCACACTCAAACGCTGAGATACAATACAAATAGGTTGTAAATCGTCAAGGTGTCCCAGTCTTGACATTCAACAACTGAAcaaaactcattgtcagtgcccTGCCCGTCCAGTTCAGACATTAGCAAATCACAAATCAACCCATAATTTATTGCACTGAACTTATTTTATCAACATATACATACTATATACAAAGACAGACTTCCTATTAAGTTACATAATTCTGTAACAGAGCAAAAACTATGAACAGAATCACACCAGACAGACACTCAGTCATCTAAGTAGAGGCaactatatatacatatattttccaACGGGCAGTCCAATTTGTGTAAAGGCTCAGTTTTCCAGACTGGAAAATGCTTTCATTGAGTTCCCTCACAAGTCGCACTCGCACACATGAATCCCACATCTGACTCAGTGCATACTACCACCTAATAGGGGATCTCAACTGGATTTTAACGATTTCCCAAACAGGCTCACATTCCGAATCTCCAGGAAACATTTCAGCATGGTGCTGGTGGACAAGCTCGGGCAGGATCGGGAGCGCTTCATCACCCCCATGGCGTCCGAGGAGCTCTTCTCCTACATTGACAGCTTCTTGCTGGATGAAGAGGAGAGGGAGAAGCTGGAACTCCACAGGGACTTATGCGagtcataaaataaataataaacagagTGGGAGAGGGACAAGGTGACATAAGGGCCAGGAAAGCCCAGACGGACGCAGGAGGAAAGGTGCACAAACCTCCCACGCTTGAGTGTTTCTGCTGATCACCAGTAGAGCCTACTTGAAAACACAATAGAGCACAAAACACATTGTCATATTGTCACAAGCACACACCGCACACACACGCCACCGCACACACgcaccgcacgcacgcacacacacgcacgtcgtATGTGTTTGTGCTCCATTGTTTTTCCACACAACagacaaaatatatatactatatacacacacactagaAACATAGTACAGTAAAAGTAACACTACATTTACAGTTACATTCATCAATACTTAGTAGTTTCAATGCaacacagttttttttaatttagagcATTTTGTTAAACAGTTTAACATTGAGCTACATTCCTATTGATCTACATTTGCTCATGTTATAGTTGGTCAGAGACTTCGGCCTTGGCCACTGCCGCATAGCGTCATCAATCCGTTAGAACTAACAGGTATTTACGATCACATGCAAAGGCTCTGAGGCTGCGTTTTCAAAGAGAAAATTCCATTAAATGTCATAACTTCgttaaaaacaaaagaattgTGATTTAATTGCTGGTTTAAATAGATGTTCTTCATGCATCGTGGTTGGGTGTGATACGATGGTGTAAAATGAAACAATCTGTAATTTTAAATCAATATTTATTGTCAGAAGAGCATAGGTGAGGCAACTTTGAGGTAACTATGGAAGTAAAAAATGTCATCTGCATCTGCAACAAAGACTTCATAGACCCTCTACGAATACATTTGCTAAGACAGTGACAAAGctataaaacatttcaaaaacaaCAATTTGTTGGACATAGATGTATATCTCAATATATTTTGCATCATGACTGACGCTATTTCTGTGCTGTGTAGCTGTGGTTAAAACCAAGTGTGAGTGTTTCTAAATTAACTCCATCATTGGAGCATTTTTTGGCACATTATTCATCAAAAAACATGTCAAAACTTGAGCCATCGCCCTCCAAAAAAGAACCAGGCGTCCTCATTTGCCCTTCTTTTTCATGGTGGTGCGCAATGGAAGGGTGCCCTCTGCCCAAGAGTCTGGGTACTGCATCATTTTCTGCCACAGACTGACCTCTTCTCCAACTGAATCCATCCCAACTTCCTCATTTCCAATTTTGACAGTGCCTAAAAATGGAGCACATTACTGCATTTTAAGACCATACTGAAATGTACTATAAAGTACTGCAGTGTATCTACAGGTGCTTCTCAATAAAGTGAATAATGTAGAAATGTTTTTGCGTGGCGTCAATTCCCATGATACAACAGcgaaaataaattgaaatgctGCCACAGGATGGGAGCAAAGCACCACAGGAAGCGCAACTCACCTGAGCATAGTTACTTGGCACAGAGATGACGCTTGTCAAACACTTAGATCCTCAGTCTTCTTTTCAGATTGAAATGGATTGGTAATGCCCTAATCCCTTCCGATTTCAACTAGCTCCTAAACCGTCAACTATGTTAACTGAGTATGTCAACTGCGTTCTGCACTGTTTGCTAGCATTAAGATAAACGCTTTCCTAAGGCAAAGGTATGTAGTTGTTTGAAACACACAAAGTGTAATTCTCTTTGTTTTATGTTAAGTTCGACAGTAAACATTAACCGGGAGTGCCATTAAACAGCCGGAAGTCTCTTTTTGGAAGAACTGTTTGCTAAAGTGCTACATATTGTGGAGTTAGTGGTCGCATCTCAAGTCTACTGCTTAGAAAATAAAGTCAATAAATAGATATATCTAAAGAAAAATGTCCAGTCATTCATATCTCAAGGTATGACCTAAATGAAGTTATCCACAATATTCCGATTGAGATGCACGTGCACAAAAGTCCATTTAAATTTGTTGTCAGTGTTTTACCTTCACCGGAGCTGAGGCGCACTCCTCCAAGGAATTCATTGCTCAACAGGGGTTCTCTGTCCCACACGGTAAGTTCCAGACACATGGTCCTCAGTTGCTCCAGCGTTAGCTCCTTGTACACAAATGTGTGGCCATAGTGAGGATTCAAGTTCTTCTTCACGACGGGCGTCTTTCTCTTGTTGGTCTTGGACTTGGACGGAAACAAGTAGCTGTGAAATCACGGTGAAAAGGATCTTCAAAAAGAGTTTTAACCATAGAACGCCTTGGAGTTTTGTTTCCTTCCGTCTTACCCTTTCACAAAGCTATCAGACATTCCTCCTCCCTTCATGGCCATCAAATTCTTTGCCTCCTTAATCAGGATGTGGAGCTCCCCACCTTTCACCTCAACTACCTTTTTGCCTGGAGGAAGAGACAGAATTTTTTATTTCACATCAGCAAAGTGCGGCTATAAATCAGATCTCCTCGTACTGTAGCTTTACCTTTGAATTTCTGTAGTGGAGGGCCTTTTGGTGTGACATACTTCAAGGAGATTACCAGCTCTCCTTTGGATTGGGTGAACGCCGATGTTGGTACGCAGCACGGATCCTTGAATGGAGAATGTTAAATGTATTATGTTCATGGTGTGTGGATTTTATTCGTATTTTCAGACACTGGAGATATTTTCAAACTAATACAGTTTGATGAGAAATTTTTAGTTTTAAAAGTTTGTCACACAGAATCAATTGAATGGCCAATGTCTTGCTAGTTCTGGTGTACCTGCCCGGGCCACCTGAGACGGATATACAGGTACTGTTAATTGTGATGTCAAATCCTTTTATCACTGCACTTTTGCACACAGCATCAAATTTGATGGTGATAGAAATGACATGATATAAAATTTCACAAGGTGATAAAATGCTGTTTACTGAAATAATTTACTTTAGTCATGAGGGCCATGCATTCTTCCTGTGGGGAGTCCAGGTCATAGCAGTCCAGAGCGATCTCCACCTCTCCTAAGAAAGGGTTGCTGCCGAGGTGGCCGTGATGCCACACCGATATCAGCATGCTCCGAGTTAACAGCTGATTGCGGCGAATGGAGTACTAAACATGAAGGAGACAATGGGACAAATGAGTACACAtccccaaaaaacatgcttggtaggcagactagcactccaaattgcccctaggtgtgagtgcgagtgcagatggttgttcgtctctgtgtggcaaccagttcaaggtGTCCCCCGCTTAGTGcccatgactgctgggataggcgaccgcgacccccgtggggacaaaagcggtacagaaaatggatggatagatgtttATGTAACTTAAACCAGTTGTGGTTTGCAATAGGCACACTGCACATTTTGGCTTCTTTAATATTATCCAAAAGTTTGGATGTTTTATGTCTTTTATACACTCTTGTCTCCTGACTCATGGTTGTTCCTCTGCAGGTGTGGAAAAATGATCAATACAAAAGACTATTTTAGAGTAAAAAATGCACTATACAAgtacgattaaaaaaaaaaatctgacagatATTGACATATTTCACCAAAGATGGCTGCATTACAGTGTGGGCGCATTATTTAGGCCTTGATAGAGTGGTGCGAGGGAGGTAGCACTTGGGTTATACGTATGGTGCAAATGAAACAGATGCCCCCACTTCCCCCCACCACTGCAAATCAGGAACAGAGTCAACATTGACAAGCGCTACCATAAATCAATAGTCATCCTAAAGGCCTCACTGGGTGTGTTGATGTCGAGTCGCATGCAAGCCAGACCAAGTGTCAATGAAATCTAAAGAACAGGACGTGTTTGTCTCAAGAGTACCTTGAATGTTTCTTCGTAGACCGGGTTACAGGTGTGCCTCTTGATTGTTGTCTTCCTTTTGCTCTGACGAGATTTGTCCGGGAGGAGGTAACATTTGAcgtaactgaaaaaaaaaaatgaagcaataACTCTGTTTTCTCCTTGCAAATCTCTCACATGACTCGATTTGTGGATGTGTTTGTTGACATTAAATTTCCCATGCAGCACACAAAGTAGCAAAATGTGTACATAAGAGGGAAGGTGCATACATTCGCAAATATTGAACACA
The sequence above is drawn from the Syngnathus scovelli strain Florida chromosome 1, RoL_Ssco_1.2, whole genome shotgun sequence genome and encodes:
- the srpx2 gene encoding sushi repeat-containing protein SRPX2, whose translation is MTRPLVFFLFSLLLTAVCATIEDDGYDDVAEEEDELHRYTRLHWCHSPRLLNGELSCHSPQGRAYRTTQGTRCTMSCDRGYRLIGRSSIQCLANRRWSGVALCRKMRCGVLPLIPHGRYTCTQGFVVDSRCEFTCKPGYHIEGEYTRTCQHGGIWSGEQPLCIDTEAPKIRCPLSKIRVAEPGKLTARVTWDAPVATDTADKTLDVILVGQQPDTDFNEGANIIRYKVYDQAGNRAACKFIVRVEVRRCSALSPPLHGSLTCSSDATNYGAVCEYHCDGGYERNGVSSRVCQQDRTWSDEPVECVPMEIESNVKTASALLRQFFQKRRLLILSAPDITDTDYQLQNIMIQKADCGLQLRHVMLIELLDSPPREIGRIKEHNLTSLVVEELRLTFRISRKHFSMVLVDKLGQDRERFITPMASEELFSYIDSFLLDEEEREKLELHRDLCES